Part of the Ornithorhynchus anatinus isolate Pmale09 chromosome 8, mOrnAna1.pri.v4, whole genome shotgun sequence genome, agccccatgtgggacagggactatgtccgatctgattgtataTTTTATCATATCTACCAcagctgttaatacagtgctgggcacgtcacttaacttctctgtgcctcagttacctcatttgtaaaatggggatttagactgtgagccccatatggaacaacctgaatacctagtatctcccccagcgcttagaacaggacttggcacatagtaagcgctaacaactgccaacattatttttatcattactatcactaataatgttattactattagttgtGCTGAACAGTAGTTGCAACATTGCATGAAATTCCCAAGTTGGTGGTTCATACCGAATAAGCATTTGGTTGGGGAATTGCTTCTtggtttttttcagtttttttaattAGCAAAGCCCACACACCAATTTTTCTGAGGTCTGGCATCCCCTGAGAAGAATGGGCCGCCTAACTAACCTTACCTCTGATCTGCACAAATGAACACGGGCCCAGAAATCTTACGTTATCTCTCAGGTTTTCCTAACTTCCCTAGTTCTTCCTGGAAAAATATAATTTCCCATCAAATATTTGGGGTCACGTTATTTCCACATGGAAAGAATTTTCTTATGCTCCATGGTGGGAATTTGACGAATGTCACCAGACATCCCACATTGGGTGGGACGATCATGGATTTTGAAGTTTAGTCTTGCCACCCAGAAAGCAGGGGTGATGGGAGGAGAccgacagcagcagcatggcggtGGGGAGGAAGTTGAGGGACAGGTGGCTGAGCATTGCTTCTGATGAGGCTACCATCTCCAGGGTGGCCTTTCTGGCTGATCCCGAGGCTGGGCATGGTGGGAATTCCTGTGCTGAAAGTCCCCATTTGTGGCCCTGGAAAAGACCAGTGCCCCCAGTTCAATCGCCACATCCCAAGCTGGGCCAGCCGAGGCCACCCTTGCCTCCCTCGTCTCCCTTGTAGTGGCAGAGCAGAACACCGGCAGGGAGGATGTGAGAGGATCTCCTTCCCACCCCGTTCTgtacttctttctttctcttcctttacctctttcttccctttgccctccctgcTATTattctccactttcttctcctcccttcctcctcgtccttctcctcctctctcctaccttcctgtccccttccctctcacaATCGGCTGCCCCGCTTCCTTTTCTGAGGAACTCACGAGTGGAAGACGATTTCGAGACCAAGTTTCCGATTCGGGTTTCTTGACAACAGCCGATTCCCATTTGGCAGCTCAGTTGGTGGTCATTCACTCAGAACAGCCTTGCAAATAGTTTCTGGCCTGCTTGCCCTGGGTGACTCATACTATAGACCTGGCTAGTAGAAAACTTACTCACTTTCCTGGCAATATAACCTTCCCCGGGTGGAGGTTTtaccaggggtgggggggggtcaggcTATTTAAAACCTTTGGaggtggtggcggggaggggacttTTACATTTGAGTACCGGGTATTAGCTTGGGAAGGTTTTTAAAGGACCTAgagcagagacaggaggccagaagTTGCCCCATGCTGCTGGCTTTCACATAAACACAGCTCGTTCTGGTTTTCCAGATCCAATGCACTGAGGGTTTCCTGCAGAGAAAACTAGGACTGCCGACAGTCTCATGTGGGCAGCCCTGCTGTGGTCTCCCTTCGCCGCCGACTTGTGGGTGAGCAGAGTAGAAAACAATGAACCGTCCCTCCCTAAAGCCATTTTCCTGGCTTCTGGTTTCTGATAAAGGAACCCAGTTCCTCGAGCACTCCGAAAACGTTTCCCTCCAAGATGAATATGGTCTTTTTTGGTGGTTGTCGTTCCCGCTTGCTTCCATCCTCCACCCTCGCCGTTTTCTTCCCGCCACCccgttccccccttccccctttactcACTGAAATAACTCCAGCTGCGCCAGGGCTTTCAAAGTTTTAAATTGCACTTCGTGCTATTTATATTCTGGCCCAAAGGATGTTTTTGAGCCGAGTGGCTTATTTTGTCTTTGAGACAAAGGCCGAGTTTGTGAGCACATGGTAACGCAACTATGTAAACAGGAGTGTGGTGATGGGTGCACACTTGAAAGATGGGAGGTGGGTGTGAGTTTTCCTCAGGTAGGGGATGGCCTTAAGACAGCTCACTGCCTGGCTGGGCAAAATGAGGCTCAGAAATCACCGGCCCGGGAGGACCTGGAGGGAGTGTGCaaggtaaaaggaaaaaaaaaatggtcgcTTCTCCGAGTCACGTtgccatttaattaaaaaaaggcaAAGGAGGTGTTTTCGGGAAGGAAGGCGGTATGTGCGTctatgttctctctccctctcctctaccctctctctctctctctctgctttcttgGGCGAACGTTTTTCCTTTGGTCAGATCAGTGCGCTAATGGGGCCCGCCACTCCCCTGCCTTCTTCACCAGCCCTAACCCCTCGGCATTCTTCTTCCTTTCAGGCGAAGGAGGTGGAGGCGACCATAGAAGAgatgctaatcaggctggatgagTTCTGCGGCCTAACTGACCTGGTAGGTGGCCGTCGGCTGGGCCGATCCTGGCCCCGACAAGGCCTCGGCCCCTTCTAGAAGGTTTCAGGGGAGGCCATGTTGTCAGTGATTTAGTAACCAGACAGATCGAGCGGGGCAGCAGccagcagtggggagggaaaacacAGACTCGGGCTGCGTGCGCACACACCacgcacacacaccacacacaccacacacaccacacacacatagtCTCCTAAGTATTTCCTGAGGCGGCGGCCATCTTgatatctcttccctcccctgagaTGGTTTTATTACATAGAGGAGCGGAGACAACCACAAGGTGGCACTCTGGTGCACAAATGTGTAACAATGTACAGTGGGGATGGAATACTATATTTAACTCTCCTCAGGCTCCATGGAGCCCGCTGGATAAACATCTCGGAAAACCTGCAAGGGCCTCGGCCTGGCCGGCCCATTCCGGCCCACGGGGGCTTGGGGCCCGTCGCTTCCTCCCGGTCCATCTCTCAGCTCGGCCCGCCCTCCCCCAAGCGCCCCCCGACCAGTCTCCACCAGCGGGGACCGGCGACCGGCCTGGCGGACGTACCCAAAGGCGCCTTGGGAAGAAACGCCTGGTCTAGGCTGAGGTGCGACTGGCGAGGAGGTGTGGGGCGTGCTTCTCCAAGAACCTACCGCCGAAGCCTGGGTCGTTGCCGGAACGGGACGGGCCCGCCTAGGGCACGGGGCCCGGGAGTTGAGAGGGAAGTGGTGTGGGGAGCTTGGAAACTTTGAGGTCGGGTGCTTTCTGTGAAGCCTCTGAGACGTTTATTGAGTCTTAGGGACAGACGGACGGGAGGTTACTTGGATGGGAGAACGGAAGCGGGTGGCCTCGGCTTGGATTCAGGGAGAAGCTGGGCAGCCTCTTGTTTCCCAGGCGAGGGTGTTCTCCATTGAGGATGGCCCCCCAGGGGCTCTTCGCCGAGCTGGGTAGAGAAATAAACAAGAAGCCAAAGACACCAACGTTCTTCTGCCGTTCCCACCGAGCGGGCCTTCCCAGAGGGTTTGGCGCAAGTGCTCCCCCCGCACCCACCCGCCGGATTCCTCCTCCGGAAGTTGGCGCTGCCCACTGGGTTTGACTGAAGGGAGATCATTTGGGCCCTcaaagcctcttttccctcctcacatcaagaTGATGGTGATTCTGTCAGGAACATCATCTCCAACTCTGAAGAACATGTACTTATCCCGatgatcatcaatcatcatcatcgtcatcatcagtgctatttattgagcgctccccatgggcggagcactgtactaagcacttggttgaacacaacagagttgggagaacttttcctgctcacaatgggacAGCTCTGCTGCTCCTCTGCCAAGGTGATTGGGTCTGCCCGGGCATTTCCAAGCCAATCCTTTGACCACATGCTCCCTACCAACCCAAGGAAatgaaggacttactatgtgctgaaacgTCCCCTTTCCCATGGAGCTCTGACGTTGGGTCAGGGGACCCTCGGAGCGCGGCCCGGGGTCTTTGTGGTTTTTCTTCTTTAGCTCTTTTATGGATTCTCCCCTCCATTGTCCCGAAACCTTTtttcagtctcgagggggagaaaaCCAGAGAGCCATGTGCTATTGTTGAACCATCCTGCCCCTCCCGACTGGCTTCTATCAGAGGAAAACGCACAGGGTGTGTGCTGGAAGGTTTGATGGTGATGGCCTTGTTTTCCTCAGCGTTCGGGATATGGCTCTGGAGAGGCTTGCGGCCTGGACCGGCAAGGCCACTGGGCTCCCCCAAGAGAGAATCTGAAAGCCAGCTGCCCATGAGGATTGAGGGTCTTCCTCCTGACTCATGCTGAAGAAGCGATGACAGACAGCCACATCCCCAGGCGGGGAGATGGATTCCATCGAGCCCCGATTTCTCAATGGagatctttcccttctcccttcagagTTTGACCTCAGCAGCCTTGGCCTCGGTCTTGGGCGCCGGAGAGCCAGCGCCCACCCCGTTGAGAGCGGGGCTGAAGTGGGCCTTCAGGGCGGCCGGGAGGAAGCCCGGAGAGCCGGGAGCTCATTGTTAGACTGTgggttcgttgtgggcggggaatgtcactgtttattgttgtaatgtactttcccaagagctcagtacggtgctctgcacacagtatacagtacagtgcccaataaatacgattgaacgaatgcccGTAGACCCCTGAGTCAAGGCATCTGGAACTCAGTCCCTAAAGACGCTTGGGGATGGCTTTGAAGAAAATGGAGTAATCCTTCTCGTATGACATGATACTTAGTGGAAATATTCCTAGATTATTAACTGGAGCTCCTGATACGCAGCGTTGTGTTTATGCGACTAAAGATAGTACTAGGGTTTCCTGCTTCTGGCTCATCAGAAAATATCCTTCTCCACAAAGGAGCCATCTTTCTCTGGGCCCAACCGGGCCTTGGCTTTGCTCCCTCCAGTTCCTCAGGGCAggagtaatggtggtatttgtgaagcgcttactttgtgcgtaACATTGCcgtgagcactggggcagatgcagattAATCAGCTTGGAGGACCACAGAGAAACTCAACGTGGGTTTTATTTGCATAGCGCTTCCTTCTGCTCCATAGGGCTTGTGGGGCAAGGCTGATTGTCAGTATCTCATaccattttatttctctgaaaatcttaaaaggaaaaaaaatgagcgAGAAGCACTGGGCTCGTTCCTTTGCCGCTCTGACCTTGAACCGATGATAATTTTCCATTGTCTGTGGCACTGACTAATTCTTTCCCTGGTTTGGCTTTGCCCGGGACGGGCTTCTCAGTCCCTGGAAGCACTGTCCTGGCCCACGGCTCTGGGGGTTTTCCCCAGCTCACAGAGAGTTTGCCGCCGGAGGCAGGAGGTGGCCGAGAGCCGGCTGGCTCAGACCCAAACTGAGCTTGAAGCCGAAGGTAGTTTGACTGGGGGTGAGGGTGTGTACTTGGGTCCCCCAACTcaagtctcttccctttctctgtctctctgtctcataCTTTCACAAAAATAACTCTCTTTGAAACAACAGCAAGACACTGGTTCCCTTTTGATGGTCCCCTCCTACGGCTTGATCTGGTTTCCTGTCAGACATAATGAGCCCAAGAAATCAGCTCATTTCCCCCACAACAGGTGCATTGAGGGTTGTACACTTGGTTTTTGGTTCagcccttctccttcttttctagACTGCCCCCTctactcccgcccccacccccgccacctctTTTGGGGATAACCCTCTTAAAAGCACTAAATCCCCTTCTTACCAGCAGCGCCAGACTCCGGCCCCTGAACTCTCCTCAGTTTGTGGAGCAGCAAAGTGGGGGTGGAAATTTAGGGTTGCAAGCATGGGAcacccccttgctctctccagaggCCCCAAGTACTCTATCTCCCTAACTCCTAACTCCtccacgcagagaagcagcgtggctcagtggaaagagcatgggctttggagtcagaggtcatgagttcaaatctcagctctgccacttgtcagctgtgtgactgtgggcaagtcgcttcacttctctgtgcctcagttacctcatctgtaaaatggggatgaagactgtgagccccacgtgggacaacctgattcccctgtgtctaccccagcgctcagaacagtgctctgcacatagtaagcgcttaacaaataccaacattattattattattattagatcataaTCTCCCTCGTGGCTGGGACCAGatccatcaactctattatattgtactcagtggaaagagcacgggcttgggagtcagaggacatgggttctaatcccggctccgccacttgtctgctgtgtgaccttgggcaagccgcttaacttctctgtgcctcagttacctcatctgtaaaatggggattaagactatgagtcctacgtgggacaagctgatggccttgtatctgccccagcacttagaacagtgcttgacaaatagtaagcgcttatcaaataccatcattattattattattgttattactcgcccaagcatttgaAGCAACAtggtcctgtggaaagagcatggggtctgggaggacctggttctaattctggctccaccactttttacatttttttttaatggcatttgttagcacttactttgttgcaggcactgtttcaagtcctggggtagataaaggataatcaggttgaaaacagtccctatcccacatggggctcacaatcttaatccccattatacagatgaggtaactgaggcacagaaaagtgaagtgccttgtcctaggtcactcagcagacaagtggtggagccaggtccttctggctcccaggtccatggtctatccactaggtcatgctgctttgatGTGCTTGtatacaccacttgtctgctgtgtgacctcaggcaagtcacttcacttctctgtgccccaattataTGATCGGTAGaaaggggattatgactgtgagccccatatgggatcgggaccgtgtccaaactgattatcttgtatctggtatctaccccagcacttagagtacctggcacgtaataagcacttaaccaatgctattttttaaggcacttaatatagtgctttgcacacagtaagtgctccataaatttcATTGcaaaagaagtgctcaataaattccactgattgattgattcctctaaaCCTGCACTTTCTTCCCCTGGGTGGCATAATAAGGGTATTTACGTAGCACCAGTGGGTAcaaggcattgtgctaagtgcttggggaaagtataCCAGAAGTGTGCTCTACCTTCCTGCTcctcagttatcatcatcatcaaaggcatttactgagttcttactgtgtgcagagcgctgtactaagcgcttgggtgagtatgatACACCGGGTTAGTGGACAGGttccgtgcccacagtaagcttagtctagagggggagacagacattaatataaataaataatttataatatataaactcAAGGCAGGAGTTTGAAGCCGTTTGACTTAGCCTGTGCCCAGAGCCTCCTTTTGCCTTTCCTGGCTGTTGGACGGTCACTTCTggagcagagagataagagagctTTGAGGGTGACTTGAAGGGGAACGGAGGAGAGGAGGTCCCTTCTGAGGGCAGGCGAATCCTCGGGAGACAGCGGCATTCAGACAGACCATTACAATTGCCACCAGTTCGTCTTCCTCTTTATATCCTTCATTCCTCATCCTTCTGGCATTTGATTGGTCATTTTTCCTTTTGGGGTCCCTTGAACCGAAAGAGCAAGCAGAAGACAacctgcttctcttttaaatcaAGATTTTTGGCGTTatctttctaaattttttttctgcttttataAATTTCCTCCTCTCATCAGTCCACAGGTCACAACcccgaaagcagtgtggcctagtggatagaacatgggcccgggaatcagaaggactttggttctaataccagctctgccactgatctgctgtgtgaccttgggcaagtcacttcacttctctgtgcctcagttatctcatctgtaaaatggggattaagattgtgagccccgtgtggaacatggattgggtccgacccaattagcgtgtatctaccccagtgcttagtacagtgcctggcacatagtaagcccttaacaaatgcatttaaaaaaaaagaacaagggtCCCAGGAGACTGTAGGGTCCTCATGATCCAGAGGGACAACAGGAGAAGGTTACCGGGAAGCGGAAAGGCAGGGGGGATGAAGGGGTGGGATCCGGTGTTGGCTGCTGGAATTGGGTTTTCTTTCGTGCAGATCCGAAGAGACACGTCGCAGATCCTGGACGAACACATTCCGCTCATTAAGACCAAAGTGACGGAAATGAATGGCATCTACACCAAAGTGGATAAATTAGAGGTTTGTCATGTTGATATATAAAGGCGTTGGACGAGTAAATGGGGTCTGCAAGCCTTAGTCGCCTTCTCCCCCCAGCTGctaattccaggccggaggcctgTGTGTAACCGTCACAGGACACGGTGATGAGCTAGTGGCCGGATGATTTAGCGGCCCCTCGCAGGCCACGGTGAAGGTGTCGGTGGTCCAGGGCGCCGGGCAGCatgtgggtgtggggggaagCACGTCGATGGACCCAACTATTCCTTGGGTAAGTGAGTCAGTAGGAAAAACGAGGGACTTGAGCCTGACAGATCTTCCTTTCTGTTCCTACTCTGAGGCGGCGAGAGGTGAATGTGTAAAACAGGCATCTGCGTAAGTAGGGTATTAAAATTCTTGTCGGCTAAGGGCAAGGAATGAATATAATTAAAACATGACATTAGAATAGCTGATTAACTTGAATATCACTTACGGTGTTTACAGGAGGGGACGGGAAAGCAAAGGTCTACGGCCTCTTCTCCCAGTTGTCCTTCTCTCCCGACTCCGGGAAAACCCCTTCCTATCTCAGACAGAAAGCCTCGGAGGGATCGGGGATGCAGAGCGGTCCTGATTCAAGGCCTCCATCTTGTTTGGAACATTCAGACCTCTCCTccctagggggagggggaggatggagtcGGGGCAGATTCCTCCGAAAGGCCGGCCGACCGGAGGAGCTTGGATccgccaatcaatcactggtggttattgagcacttactgtgtgcagaacactgtacaaagtgcttggggaggtacagttcaacagagttggtggacctgatccttgccctcaaggagctgacagtctagcggaATGTGGCCGTGACCGGCCGGCCGGGGATTAGGCACCTTTACGAGGTGTgggtggagaggggctggggggccaggagaagggttggggagctCTCGGGCACCGAGAGGGAAGATTCTGAAATGCAGCCACTGGCCTCCTGGGCTCAGCCTCGTGCCTCCGGCCTCACTTGCCTTACCTCTGGAAAACTGTTCCGAGGGACATTAGACAAGTGCACATTACCTCTGGCAGAAGCCCCTGCTGCTCCTCGCTGCAATGAGTTTAACATCTGTTGCAAACCTGTTTTGCAGTTGATTTTTCCTGATGCCAGTGGACGAGGAGGGTACCCTAACCCAAGCTCTCTCGCCTTGCCCAGGACGGCAGGCACCAGTCAGTCCTTGCCCTTCGCGTCCTCTAACCAAAGCAACGGGCCGTGACGTGGAACAGGCTCCACGGGCAGCGGAAGATTTAGAACTAGAGATGAAGCGCcacttttccctcctctgccctccatttTACCTTGTGTCCTGGGGTCGGTTTGAGGCAGACCCGTACAGTACCACAGCGtttcagagaaggagcatggtctggtgggtaggtagcgtggcgtagtggatggagcacagacctggaagtcagaaggtcatgggttctaatcctgactcagccatctgtctgctgtgtgagcttgggcaagtcactccacttctctaggattgaaaccgtgagcccgtgtgagacaaggactgagtccaacccaatttttcttctagactgtgagcccgttgttggtagggattgtctctatctgctgtcgaattgtactttccaagcgcttagtacagtgctctgcccacagtaagtgctcaataaatacgattgaatgaatgaatagtggatagaCTGCAGGActctgagtcaggagacctgcattctaatcccggctccacctacttgccagctatgtgaccttggacaagtcacttcacatctctgggcttcagtttccttatctgtaaaatggagattcaatagccattctctcttcctcttaacactgtgagccctgtctgggacgggggatatgtccaatctgattatcttgcgtctagcccagtgcttagtgatcaatcgattaatcagtggtatttattgacacataccatgtgcagagcactcctactgagttcttgggcaagtacagtacagcGGATTTGGTAGTCTTCAGGATTGTGgatagcacagagtaaggacttgtAGGCactgaatcaatcgatcgtatttattgagtgctcactgtgtgccgagcactgtactaagtgcttgggagtgcacaatgtaacagggttggtagatatattctctgcccacagtgagcttacagtccagaaggacaAATATTGTTAGTATCAGTGTTATATATAGTGTAATATTATTGCTTTCTGCTTAAATGAAAACACCTTGTCCACTCCATCGGTAGAGCAAACCTGGCTTGAGTAGAAGGTTCCTGAGGTGAGTTGGACACAGAGGGTGTGAACCCAGAGGCCAGACCAAGGCCCCTTCTAAGTTGTGGtctcttccctaataataataataattattaataataattattatggttatcattatatggtacttaagtgcttagtgtgtgtcaaactctgttctgagcactgggctagattcattcattcaatcgtaattattgagcgcttactatgtgcagagcaccggggttggacacagtccatgtctcacatggggctcacagcttcagtccccattctacagatgaggtaactgagtcccagggaagtgaagtgacttgcccaaggccacacagcagacaaggggcggagccggcattagaacccagatccttctggctctccCAGGCCATGACGCTTCCCTCGAGGGCTGGGCCAGCTCCCGCGGCAGTGGAACCCCAACTCGGTGAACCGTTTCCTGactgtggagctggggaggggggcacgaGCAGACAGTTCACAGCCTTtgggggggcccgggccccgtgGCTACGCaggtttccctctcctcctcctgtggcTTTGCCATGAAGCAATTATTGGCATTTCAAAGGCAGCTCAGGCTGTGGAATGATTGCATTCCTCCCTGTTGCCTCACACTACCCACCAGAACTGTATTCATGCGAGAGCAGAAAATTGAAATCGGCTGCAGGAGGAGGATGCACTCGGGCTCTTTGTTCTGAACCCCGTCAGTGGAAGAAAGCCTGCCAGGGAGACCGACCAGAGACTGCCGTTGACAAGGTGGTGTGAGAGTCCGAGTTCCGGATGGTCCCTCCAGCAACGGTTTTGTGAAAGCCGacaacctcccccgcccccgggaagcCCCCGGTCACTCCGGGGCTGCTGCGGTGCAATCTGTGGGCACCGGCGGCTTGTGGCGGCGATGGCGATGCCACCATTTTGAATTTCCCTAATGTCTCTTGGTCAAGAAATTCAAATGGCTTCATATTACCGACCTCAGCCATCCCTAGCCCCGTTGTGGATCGTCGTCCTCTCGGTAACGTTgagagaaaccgaggcacggagagagtCAGGGACTTTCCCGAGGGGACCTAGCGAGCCAGTGACCGGGGCTGGGATCCGGGCCTCCGGTCTCCCTCGCCACCTACATCCCTGAGGgatctcccccccgaccccctttgACCTCTGGGAGCCCCAGGAACCAGCCTGGTTTCCAGAACCTCGCTGGGATTCTTGTGGGGCATTACGTGAAATCAGAACCGCCTGGGGGAGGCTTGTGGTAGTCATTAAGGGTTTTGACGTCTTACTCCGGGTTGGTGGTGCTGGCTGTGGGTCTGTTGTCAGGAATGTATTCAAATCCAAGGCAGATGTGGTTGAGCTGTTCTCGGGGGCCTGCCTCTTTCTACAGGCGTTTGTCAAAATGGTGGGACACCACGTCTCCTTCCTGGAGGCACAAGTGCTTCGAGCCGAGAAGGATCATGGGACGTTCCCTCGGGCCGTGCGCAAGTGGCTGCAGTTGGCCAACTTCCCACCCTTCCGAAGTGTGAGTATTCCCCCAGGGGGAGGGATTtggccagaggagggaggagaggaggagatggagaagcaggatTCTGCAAACCCAGAGAGATGCTGACTGGCTTCGGGTCTCCGGATATAGAAGATTCTCCACCCAGCCTGATCTCCTTTGCCCATTCTCTTGGGATCATTTTGGGAATGCAAAGGCAAACTTTATTTTGGATTAGGAGGGGAGACCAGGACACCTCCTTCATGGAGAGCCTGGAGCTAGGCAATTTGGAGGGATGCTACAGAATTGTCCTGTGCGTTTGACAGGGCATCATTCACAGGGAGGTTTACTCCGGGTCACAAGCGTGGAGATGAGGCCGACGTGGGACCGGGGgccacagccccctcccaccgccccccaccaggATTGCTCCTTGGGCTCATGTAAAATTGTAAtcgttgtatctgttaagcgcttgctatatgccaagcactgtactaagcactggagtcctccttggggctcacagcccaagtaggagggagggcaggtattgaatccccattttgcagatgagggaattgaggcccagataagttaagcgacctgtgctccataaatacgattggatgaatgacttGCCTTATGCGTGGTTGTCTGTCCTGACTCACCAACACCGGTTAAACTCCTGGAGGGGAAGGACCAAGCTTTCTTCCTAGGCACCTTCCCCTGGAAGGAACCGTGGCACTAGGGTGTAtcttacagcaggtaagtggcagatctgggctcccgggcctgtgcttttttccttaGGCCAGGATGCTTGtagggtggtggaggtgggaggttTGCCTCATGGGCCATTCTTTTGGGGCCTCTTTGCCACACGTGATGTAATGATTACGCCTTCAGTGTCATGGCTCCTTCAAGGAGAAGATGCATAAGAAGAAAACTTGGTCCTTTCCCGCCAGGAGCTTAACCGGTGTTGGTGAGGCAGGACAGACACCCATGCATAAGGCAGATGAAGATCCAGGCGTCTACTAAAGGTCTGTCCTGGGTTAGGGCAGAGCggggcaggggacaggggtttcgagggtggggagagagaagctgaAGGGTGAGGGGTAGATGAGGGGGGTGGGAAGTTACAGTAGCCCTAGGTGGGGTGGTAGAAAGTATGGCCAGAGAGAACGAGCCCAGAGGGTCGTGGGAAAACAGAGAATAGAGGGCCAACAAGAGGCCTGGAGTGGAAAGCTTCCCATGCCCAAGTCTCCTTCTGAGGCCCCCACGGGCTGACCCTcttcccgccccgcccgccgatTTTCAGGAAAACTGGCAGAGTGTACTCTGATTGATCAAGAGCTCCCCACTCGTCCCCAATAATTTCCGATAACCAACCAGTCGTTGCTGCCTTCTAAAGATCCTTGAAATGCCAATGACAGGAACAAGGTTATGTGCGGAGAGAAGCACGGAAGCATGGGGTTTATTGGACAGAtctggaagagggaaaagggtttCTGGATTGGAGCCTGATAGAGGAACCTGGAAAGGTTTCTGAGAAGGTGGCTTTTTCCTG contains:
- the BCAS4 gene encoding breast carcinoma-amplified sequence 4 — translated: MPGPGEQDGERRPGGSPASPFALHATPEAEAKEVEATIEEMLIRLDEFCGLTDLIRRDTSQILDEHIPLIKTKVTEMNGIYTKVDKLEAFVKMVGHHVSFLEAQVLRAEKDHGTFPRAVRKWLQLANFPPFRSKPSPPTQPTYELPTLYRTEDYFPMNYEGPRRRALALKM